The following are encoded together in the Rhizoctonia solani chromosome 10, complete sequence genome:
- a CDS encoding E3 ubiquitin-protein ligase UHRF1, with amino-acid sequence MPKASGGVDNETEYEKIRRENMLSNQKLLQDLMLQKMDCPAGLAAGFAVLGIDEPKPKPKPKAKKAPKPKVTKPKAEAEADEDGDGDEETLERDGKGTRRSARNAGKPVVSYAKDGEGIVDRSKMPKMVSRPDKQWNEDDSDQGEDEEGKVRVNKLVGRVHDPKTFGLIPGVSIGSWWETRAECSAAAIHAPFVAGISGGPEGAYSVALSGGYDDDIDMGDAFTYTGSGGRDLKGTAKNPKNLRTAPQSSHQSFEHSFNKALKVSSETRKPVRVIRGFKLQSVYAPESGYRYDGLYIVERAWMDRGNNPKGWKVCKFAFRRIPGQPPVPVQGKTPKASSASEDLDMNEETDGQKSEEETEAQGETEADDDKEEDEKKPKNGKGKSKPNAGPRSKSGAKSKSKAKAKVEEEPESEEKEAEEEETEEEKPAPKKRGRQSKVEATESVVEDKPKRGRKPEPKPKRGEEPEPEEDQPAIRRSARAKSKVQSEPESSEPVSKRGRMPKAKSEGEDENENEEEEEESVPPAKKSKVEEDPKKRGSGRPTRNKK; translated from the exons TGTCGACAATGAGACGGAGTACGAAAAGATTCGGCGGGAGAACATGCTCAGTAACCAGAAGTTGCTGCAAGACCTTATGCTCCAGAAGATGGACTGTCCAGCGGGGTTGGCCGCCGGATTCGCAGTGCTCGGAATCGacgagcccaaacccaaacccaagccgAAGGCAAAGAAAGCGCCCAAGCCCAAGGTCACAAAGCCCAAAGCCGAAGCCGAAGCGGATGAAGACGGCGACGGAGATGAAGAGACGCTAGAAAGGGACGGAAAAGGAACCCGGCGCAGCGCTCGAAATGCGGGTAAACCTGTCGTTTCCTATGCCAAGGACGGCGAAGGCATTGTTGATCGATCCAAGATGCCCAAGATGGTTTCCAGGCCTGATAAACAGTGGAACGAGGACGATTCTGACCAAGGCGAAGACGAAGAAGGAAAGGTTAGAGTGAATAAGCTTGTTGGCCGTGTTCATGATCC GAAAACATTCGGACTTATCCCTGGAGTGTCTATTGGTTCGTGGTGGGAGACTCGCGCAGAATGTTCAGCTGCTGCTATCCACGCTCCGTTTGTTGCCGGCATCTCCGGAGGTCCTGAGGGGGCGTACAGCGTTGCTTTGAGTGGAG GATACGATGATGATATCGATATGGGCGACGCTTT TACCTACACCGGTTCAGGAGGTCGCGATCTCAAAGGGACAGCCAAAAACCCAAAGAAC CTCCGCACGGCTCCTCAATCATCCCATCAGTCCTTCGAACACTCCTTCAACAAGGCTTTGAAGGTGTCTTCCGAGACAAGGAAGCCTGTCCGTGTCATTAGGGGGTTCAAGCTCCAGAGCGTCTACGCCCCCGAATCTGG ATACCGATACGATGGTCTTTACATCGTCGAACGCGCATGGATGGATCGGGGCAATAACCCCAAGGGATGGAAGGTTTGCAAGTTTGCGTTTAGG CGTATTCCGGGTCAGCCTCCCGTTCCTGTTCAGGGAAAAACTCCCAAGGCTTCGTCGGCTTCCGAGGACCTGGATATGAACGAGGAAACAGACGGCCAAAAGAGCGAAGAAGAAACAGAAGCTCAAGGAGAGACCGAGGCCGACGACGACAAGGAAGAGGACGAGAAGAAACCGAAAAACGGTAAAGGCAAGTCGAAGCCTAACGCCGGACCCAGGTCAAAGTCCGGtgccaagtccaagtctaaagccaaagccaaagTCGAGGAAGAGCCTGAGTCTGAGGAAAAAGaggcagaagaagaagaaacgGAAGAAGAAAAGCCCGCGCCTAAGAAAAGGGGAAGACAGTCTAAAGTCGAGGCGACAGAGTCGGTGGTCGAGGATAAACCAAAGCGGGGACGGAAACCAGAACCCAAGCCTAAACGAGGAGAAGAACCCGAGCCCGAAGAAGACCAACCGGCCATACGAAGGTCGGCTCGTGCCAAATCCAAGGTACAGAGCGAACCCGAGTCGTCGGAGCCTGTCTCGAAGAGGGGTCGTATGCCCAAGGCCAAGAGCGAGGGCGAAGATGAGAACGAAaacgaagaagaggaagaagaaagcGTTCCTCCTGCCAAGAAAAGTAAAGTCGAAGAGGACCCCAAGAAGCGAGGATCTGGTCGGCCGACAAGGAACAAAAAGTAG